From Pseudoramibacter sp.:
ATACAAACTGTATCCGGGAGATCTGATCCTGCTGTGTTCCGACGGCCTCTACAACATGGTCAGCGATCCAGAAATTCACCAGATCGTCATGGAAAACGACATCGAAGAAGCGACGCGCAAGCTGGTGAATCTGGCCAATTACAACGGCGGAACGGACAACATTACCTTGATTATTTTCAAGCCGGAATTTGGAAAGAAGGAGGATTGACGTGATCGGGAAAGTATTAAACAACCGGTATAAGATTATTGAACTGATCGGGCGCGGCGGCATGGCCTATGTCTACAAGGCTCAGGACCTGAAGCTCAACCGCTACGTGGCGGTTAAAATCCTCCGGGAAGAATACACGGAAAACGAACAGTTCATCAAAAAGTTCGACCGGGAATCCCAGGCTGCTGCCGGACTTTCGGACCCGAACATCGTGTCGGTTTACGACGTGGGCGTGGACGGCGACGTGTATTTCATCGTCATGGAATATGTCGACGGCATCACCCTGAAGCAGTATCTGACCCAGAAGGGCCGTCTGGACTACGAAGAAGCGACCAATTTTATCATCGACATCGCGGAAGCGCTGAAATGCGCCCACGAACACGGCATCATTCACCGGGACATCAAGCCCCAGAACATCATGCTGACGTCGGATCTGACGCCGAAGGTGACGGACTTCGGCATCGCCCGGGCCATCACCAGTGCGACCATCACCATGACGAACCAGACCATGGGGTCGGTGCACTACATCTCTCCGGAACAGGCCCGGGGCGGCTATGTGGACGCCCGTTCAGACCTGTACTCCCTGGGGATCATGTACTACGAACTGCTCACCGGGGAACTGCCCTTTGACGATGACAACTCGGTGTCCATCGCCATCAAGCACATTCAGGAAGACATCACCCCGCCCAACGAAATCAACCCGGACATACCCCAGAGCGTGTCCGACGTGGTCGTACGCCTTTGTCAGAAGAAGCCGGAAGACCGATATCAGAACTGCGAAGAGCTCATCGAAGATCTCGACCAGATCATGCTCGATGCTTCGGTGAGCCCGGTGGGGGAAACGGCTTCCACCGCAGATTTGTTTAAAGACGAGAATCCCCTTCAGGAAGACATCACCGGCATCAACGATTTGAGAAAGAAAAAGCGGAACCGGAAGATCGCGCTGATCGTCGCCCTCATCGCGGCAGCCCTCATCGGGGTTGTGGCTTACGCCATGACGCGGCAGAAGGTGACCGTTCCGGATCTCACAGGCATGACGGAAAGCCAGGCCACGGCTGCCTGCAAGCAGCTGGGACTTTCACTGGAAGTCAGCGATCACGACTACAGCGAC
This genomic window contains:
- the pknB gene encoding Stk1 family PASTA domain-containing Ser/Thr kinase encodes the protein MIGKVLNNRYKIIELIGRGGMAYVYKAQDLKLNRYVAVKILREEYTENEQFIKKFDRESQAAAGLSDPNIVSVYDVGVDGDVYFIVMEYVDGITLKQYLTQKGRLDYEEATNFIIDIAEALKCAHEHGIIHRDIKPQNIMLTSDLTPKVTDFGIARAITSATITMTNQTMGSVHYISPEQARGGYVDARSDLYSLGIMYYELLTGELPFDDDNSVSIAIKHIQEDITPPNEINPDIPQSVSDVVVRLCQKKPEDRYQNCEELIEDLDQIMLDASVSPVGETASTADLFKDENPLQEDITGINDLRKKKRNRKIALIVALIAAALIGVVAYAMTRQKVTVPDLTGMTESQATAACKQLGLSLEVSDHDYSDSVGKGKIMSQTPKANSQVAKGRAIRVTISKGKNSTTVPSVVGLTESAAVSKLEDADLTVSEVKREYNDKYDSGIVYAVSPNAGSSVSKNGKVVLYVSKGQNTASVPGVVGLTQSDAESRIKANGFSVGSVTSQNSDSYAKGVVISQSPSEGSSASKGSSINFVISSGPAQQTTDDSSDDNNNGGQGTQTQDQSQNQNSNSQSQSHT